One stretch of Euphorbia lathyris chromosome 7, ddEupLath1.1, whole genome shotgun sequence DNA includes these proteins:
- the LOC136235434 gene encoding organic cation/carnitine transporter 7-like isoform X4, with the protein MAEVITSGTGVISAFAPNYTSLVVLRGLVGFGLGGGHVFLSWFLEFIPTSHRGKWMVIFSTFWTLGTIFEAALAWIVMPILNWRWLLVLSAIPSLSLLPLYGFAPESPRYLCQKGITIQAQQIIETMALVNKRELPLGMLDSYETATTNEECSSSEHMHLLSPAEGKTSQFKSLFSTCSMLFSPKLIQTTLLLWMAFFGNVFLYYGIILLTSQLSISQNNCSSGLLHSVNLKDDSLYAYQLITSFGELPGLLLSAITVDRFGRKLSMAMMFILAGICLLPLVSRQSGILTTGLLFGSRMFSVGTFTVASIYAPEVRSLPSNLNLCCIAREPFFISVSAFHIRFHYHFLVKFGHCYLPLPNYLSPSPFEQFYPFHKKNSKLNLRESAKLCLGGCRIRPPNGQAGFCIRLGIIWPIQNRQIFCDEKY; encoded by the exons TGATTACTAGCGGAACTGGAGTAATTAGTGCATTCGCTCCGAACTATACATCATTAGTAGTTCTTCGCGGTTTGGTTGGTTTTGGGCTCGGTGGCGGACATGTATTCTTATCTTGGTTTCTCGAGTTTATTCCTACTTCACATAGAGGCAAATGGATGGTTATCTTTTCAACTTTCTGGActcttggaactatatttgaaGCTGCACTAGCATGG ATTGTGATGCCGATACTGAATTGGAGATGGCTACTGGTGCTGTCTGCTATACCATCATTATCTTTACTACCATTATATGGTTTTGCACCGGAGTCTCCGAGATACTTATGCCAGAAAGGAATAACAATTCAAGCACAACAGATTATTGAGACGATGGCTTTAGTGAACAAAAGAGAATTACCTCTTGGCATGCTCGATTCTTACGAAACAGCCACTACGAACGAAGAATGTAGTTCTTCAGAGCATATGCATCTACTCTCTCCGGCTGAAGGAAAAACGTCTCAATTCAAATCACTCTTCTCAACATGTTCTATGCTTTTCTCACCAAAACTAATTCAAACAACTCTCCTCTTATGGATGGCATTCTTCGGAAATGTATTCTTGTATTATGGTATCATATTGCTCACCTCCCAATTAAGCATTTCTCAGAACAATTGTAGCTCCGGGTTGTTGCATTCGGTGAATCTCAAAGATGACAGTCTCTACGCATATCAGCTTATCACTAGTTTCGGAG AGCTTCCTGGGCTGCTTTTATCAGCTATTACTGTCGATAGATTTGGGCGGAAACTTTCTATGGCAATGATGTTTATCTTAGCCGGCATCTGCCTCTTGCCACTAGTTTCTCGTCAATCCGGTATTTTAACGACAGGGTTGTTGTTCGGAAGTCGAATGTTCTCCGTCGGAACGTTTACTGTTGCCTCCATATATGCCCCGGAAGTAAGATCCTTGCCCTCTAATTTGAACCTATGTTGCATTGCACGGGAACCCTTTTTCATTAGTGTTTCAGCGTTTCATATCCGTTTCCATTACCATTTCCTAGTTAAATTTGGACATTGCTATTTACCGCTCCCAAATTACTTATCGCCGTCCCcatttgaacaattttacccttttcataaaaaaaattcaaaactgaaTTTGAGAGAATCGGCCAAATTATGCCTAGGCGGATGCAGAATCCGCCCGCCCAATGGCCAGGCGGGTTTCTGCATCCGCCTAGGCATAATT